In the genome of Plasmodium falciparum 3D7 genome assembly, chromosome: 2, one region contains:
- a CDS encoding acyl carrier protein, translated as MKILLLCIIFLYYVNAFKNTQKDGVSLQILKKKRSNQVNFLNRKNDYNLIKNKNPSSSLKSTFDDIKKIISKQLSVEEDKIQMNSNFTKDLGADSLDLVELIMALEEKFNVTISDQDALKINTVQDAIDYIEKNNKQ; from the exons atGAAGATCTTATTactttgtataatttttctatattatgttaacg cTTTTAAAAATACACAAAAAGATGGAGTGTCcttacaaatattaaaaaagaaaagaagcaACCAAgtgaattttttaaatagaaaaaatgattacaatttgataaaaaataaaaacccATCTAGCTCTTTAAAAAGTACTTTTgatgatattaaaaaaattatatcaaaGCAATTATCAGTAGAAGAAGACAAAATACAAATGAACTCAAATTTTACCAag gATTTGGGGGCTGATAGTTTAGACCTCGTTGAATTAATTATGGCACTTGAAGAAAAGTTTAATGTTACTATTTCTGATCAAGATGCTTTGAAAATTAATACAGTTCAAGATGCTATAgattatatagaaaaaaataataagcaataa
- a CDS encoding ribosome-recycling factor, whose amino-acid sequence MIFQHFLSLHNEKKISMFFYTFLILYISHVRIFYDCLNLKNEKNYNVLLKNGNNNSPSYYFLNSNYRNNNNFLRRKENYQRVLLLYNPKFNDGAKRNSYILYAHSKKNKNKNKINHNINITKRETVSRRDRDDEDDNYDDDDENYDDDDDNYDDDENYEDDENYDDDDENYDDGENYEDDENYNDDENYDDDENYDDEYDDDDYPFNNDDIDIGDKDTPYETQKSKIRSKDENVAHQNKGGNTLSLENYKIKKNANSDLETDKKNKVKKKQDEEMDETNKNNKNETNEKDEKDEKEEKDDNINDNNDDIMEDEYEEDYITEEHIKDLHKICSEKMNKVYEFLKKESYRFNLNNVSNDMFENEKVKINERIYTVKHICHIKKKENLFTITPYDPYFVNFLYQHFIKEFDELKFYVKDKSLYAIIPPISENLKNEIKMKIKRKIEDSKVTLRTVRKQMMDKLEKFKNKIGKDIYFKQKNYIQSIHDQTKKNIEKLFADTK is encoded by the coding sequence ATGATTTTTCAGCATTTTCTAAGTTTACACaatgaaaaaaagataaGTATGTTCTTTtacacatttttaatattgtatattaGTCATGTGAGAATATTTTATGACTgcttaaatttaaaaaatgaaaaaaattacaatgtgcttttaaaaaatggaaataataatagtccctcctattattttttaaacagTAATTAcaggaataataataattttttaagaaGAAAGGAAAATTATCAAAGAGTACTCCTATTGTATAATCCTAAATTCAATGACGGGGCTAAAAGGAatagttatattttatatgctcatagcaaaaaaaacaaaaataaaaataaaataaatcataatattaatataacgAAAAGGGAAACAGTAAGTAGAAGGGACcgagatgatgaagatgataattatgacgatgatgatgaaaattatgacgatgatgatgataattatgacgatgatgaaaattatgaagatgatgaaaattatgacgatgatgatgaaaattatGACGATGGTGAAAattatgaagatgatgaaaattataacGATGATGAAAATTATGACGATGATGAAAATTATGACGACGAATATGACGATGACGATTATCCTTTTAACAATGATGATATAGACATAGGTGATAAAGATACTCCTTATGAAACgcaaaaaagtaaaataaggTCGAAAGATGAAAACGTGGCTCATCAAAACAAGGGAGGTAATACATTGTCActagaaaattataaaataaaaaaaaatgctaATTCTGATTTAGAaacagataaaaaaaataaggtaaaaaaaaaacaagacgAAGAAATGGATGAAacaaataagaataataagaacgaaacaaatgaaaaagatgaaaaagatgaaaaagaagaaaaagatgataacataaatgataataatgatgatataatgGAGGACGAATATGAAGAGGATTACATAACCGAAGAACATATTAAAgatttacataaaatatgttcagaaaaaatgaataaagtttatgaatttttaaaaaaagaatcttatcgatttaatttaaataatgtttCTAATGATATGtttgaaaatgaaaaagtcAAAATTAATGAACGTATATATACAGTGAAACATATATGtcatattaagaaaaaagaaaacttaTTTACTATAACACCATATGATCCATATTTTGTTAATTTCCTTTATcaacattttataaaagaatttGATGAACTCAAATTTTATGTGAAGGATAAATCCCTTTACGCTATTATACCACCTATATcagaaaatttaaaaaatgaaatcaaaatgaaaatcaaaagaaaaattgaAGATTCAAAAGTTACACTTAGAACAGTAAGGAAACAAATGATGGATAAGTtagaaaaatttaaaaataaaataggaaaggatatttattttaaacagaaaaattatatacaaagtATACATGATcaaaccaaaaaaaatatagaaaaattatttgCTGATACAAAATGA